Part of the Garra rufa chromosome 8, GarRuf1.0, whole genome shotgun sequence genome, gtggaaaagagaaaaaaaagaggaaaaaccAACCACCATGGGATGTTTTCATGCCCAGGAGAcatcacaaaataaaacagacGGCTAGTGTGCACCACACCTCATCACGCTTCAACGTCATTTGACGTTGACAACGCTCTACTGCTCAACTAAAGTAAATCCAAACTTGACTTATCTAGAGCAtgactgagactgattttaatcAGGTTATATTTCCTCTCCGTATCACTATTTCAAAAGACTAGCTAAGTACTATAGATACAAGTAGGCATACTAGCAATTTCACAAGCCCTAATACACCACACAGAAAGGAAGTCAGTTAGAGTGTGTGTGACTCCTTAAGGTGGGGTTTTGGAGTTAATGTGTGACAATATGCGTAGGTAACCTATGAAACAGGTGCACAAATGGCTGGAAAGATTGATTTGGTTACCATAGCATTTAAGACACAATCAAACATCTCGAGCGTTACAAGGAAAACAATGTAAGCGGCCATTTGTGGCCGCGTCTGTCTCAATGATTGATTCCTAAGCAAGTCTGTGGCATGTAGAGTTCTGTTTACTCTCGTCTTCTCAGTCTTTCTGTGAGCTGATGTCATCTAAGTGTTAATCGAGCATTAGAAATACCTGACGGAGCAGCCGGATTGGTCACTTGCACTTTTTAAACGCACACATATACTGGCACACACCCTGTCAGACCTTTGGACTTATAGAAAGCTGTGAGATTACAGGATACTGAATCaacaatgagagagagagagagagagagagagagagaaagagagggagagagagagccaCCCTTCTGTGAAGAATTCCTAAACATGTTTTCTGTCTGACTAAGTGAACGGAGGAGTTTGTATAGTGCCAGTGCAGACGTGTAGGGAATTGGCGATAATTTGTCACACTTTTCTCTCATTGGAACAATAATTTGACTGTACTTTATCAGTATTATATACTATAATGTACATACACTGGTTCCCAGAAGTAATAACTTTGCTTTCTAAGCGTTTTTTGCAATGACTTTTTTTGCAACCAGCTGTTTCTAAAAGTGACATCTAGAGGATGTGTGATGACATTTTTCCTCAAGTTTACACAGGTCTAGTTCATGACATTAACATAATTCACTTTTTTGACAACCTGGGTgtctaaatcattttaaaaactaataaacatctttttaaaaaaatatttagcttgAAAAGTGTTACTGCTGTCTTTCTTTGAAATAAAtgtcaattgtttttttttttaatctagtttaatgctatttatacatttttttgttaaactgacaatgttattttagtattatttatataatattatagtattaATTAATGGCTTTTATATCTtctataatatgatataatataatattaaaatataaaatacaataaacaaatataatacaaaatatataacaaaatgtaatgttatatatatatatgaagagttcATTTGCCAAAACAGATGATATCAATCAGTAAtatcaatcaaactgcagttaagttgtttataataataaataaagaatacagctaataacacaataaaacaataaaaaaattataaaaataaaaacatgatttatgaaaatgaataaatgGTTATCTATatatggttatatatatatatatatatatatatatatatatatatatatatatatacatatatgtgtgtgtgtgtgtgtgtgtgtgtgtatatatatatatatatatatatatatatatatgtgtgtgtgtgtgtgtgtgtgtgtgtgtgtgtgtatatgtatatatatatatatatatatatatatatatatacatacatacatttatttgatctaaagtacagcaaaaacggtaacattttgaaatatttgtactatttcaaataactgttttctatttgaatatattttaaaatgtaatattttcctgtgatttcaaaaatgaatttttagcatcattactccagtcacatgatcctttagaaatcattctaatattctgatttgctgctcagaaacatttattatttctgtgatgaatagaaagttgtgaagaacagcatttatcagaaacagaaatcttttggaacattagaaatgtctttatcatcacttttgatcaatttaaagcatccttgctaaataaaagtattacttttttatcatttctttctctctcactctctctctctgtatatatatatatatatccttccattttttttattatttagttatagTTAATAACAACACTATAtgccaaaaatatttaaatcattCACAGAATCAGGAACCAGAAATCCCTCATTCAGATGTACAGCTGTAGGTTCAGTGCTTCACCGCAAAACAGGACAAAAACAAACATCACCTTATTTGGACTTGTTTTATTTGGTTGATGATTCCAAACCTCACAAATATGTAAACAACCTCTGAACTCTGACCCAGAGATGGCATCCTAGTGCACACTAGCTGTTCACAAACAGACTATCAGTGTGGCAAGGTGCTCCTCTCGGTTGCTTTCTTTGTCTCGGCGAGGCGTGAGTGATTAAGCTTGCGTTAGGAGTCATTATCTGAGTGTTTGCACAGCTCCGTCTGTCCTGAATGGGCCCAGTGGGTAAACACAAACGCAATACAGGATACACTTGCACAAGAGACTCAAGGCCTTTTCATAGTCAAACACACACATCAACACACTCGCCAGTACCATTCACTTCCCCCCCTAAATCTCCTCTGACTAATTTTAAACATTACAGTTAGATGAGTAACATGTGGCATCTTCCCAGTACTTTTTTTAACTACATAAATTTCCTTGTGTTGATCTGTTAATCCATTGTTCTAGTATGCCTAACCAGTGTATTTAATTTAGGGTGGAACCATGTTAGCActtattaaatgattaataatatGAATGACACCTGTTACACCAAATCCatagaaataatatttattaggctagatagatagatagatagatagatagatagatagatagatagatagatagatagatagatagatagatagatggggcATTTTTCCACACAGATGACTGTCAGTGGCCCCTGGTGAAAAAGGGGTTGGGGCCTGAAAGTTGTGGGCGTGTCATTTCGGGTGGAGTATTTTCACTCCACTGAACCTCTACGGAGTGAGTAATTACTGGCTCCGCAGCCAACAGAGGGAACACACGCTCTGCCACACAGAAAAATACGTTCTCAACAAATTAGTGGAAGAGTTTGGCTCGGAATTTTTGAGTTTATACATGTTAAAGTGCGTGAGAGGACTCCAACGGACTGCTGGGAAACACACTGAAGGAAATGGGAGAGAGCACCTGAAACCTGTTGCTCTGAGCACTAATGTGAGaggtgattttatttttttaatattcaccCTTATCATACTTTTAAAAGGATTTATTATTTTTGGACGGCACATTTATTTGTCATATTTTCCTCCTCGATTTTTCGgcgtctttttttgtttgttgtgaaTCCGGCGGATTGCATTCATCGGATGCATTCACCTGCCATGTGGAATTTAAAGCAGACCAGAAAGGAAACCGACGCTTAAAATGTTACTTTGTTACAAAGTATCTGCGGGAAATGAACTTTCGACCTTACCACGGTTTACTCGGTGAATGATTGACCATTTAGTCCACGGATACGCGTGCTTTTCCATGGTACGTTCTGTCGCTCAATTCAGTTTATGATTTTATGTAGAATTATTAAGCTATTGTTTGATTTAACAGTAGTTGTTCTCTCACTCTTTCAGCCCGTGTTTAGGATCATGGTCTGTATGAAATGCACTCACACAGTTGGAAGAAAGTGTGCTCGGGATCTGGAATGAAACTTCACTGTGATTTACAACCTTGTGGACTGTGGACATGCTGCTGGAGCAATTAAGGTTTCCTTTTGGGATTTCTTCTTTCCGAAACGcagcaataaattaaaaaagaaaggaaggaaggggGGAAAAAACCTGAGCTGAGAAAATACTCAAGAATTGAAATTCATAGTTTTCCAGTATGAGGAAACCTGCGGATAAGCATCATTTCACCATGGAGACCTCAGGGATGCACCCGGTCGGATTTTGGCTCCACGTtctgctgttgctgctgctgcaacTGTCTCGGCTCGGCGAAGCCGCCTCTAAGGATATAGTGTGCGAGCCAATCACCGTACCTATGTGCAAAGGAATCGGATACAATCACACCTACATGCCCAACCAGTTCAATCACGACACCCAGGATGAAGTCGGCTTAGAAGTGCATCAGTTTTGGCCACTTGTCCGGATCCGTTGCTCCCCAGACTTGCTTTTCTTCTTGTGCAGTATGTACACCCCCATCTGTCTCCAGGACTACAAAAAACCTCTGCCGCCTTGCAGGTCCGTGTGTGAGAGGGCTAAACGAGGTTGCTCCCCCCTAATGATCCAGTATGGGTTCGAGTGGCCGGAGCGGATGAGCTGTGAACAGCTGCCAATGCTAGGCGACACCGATCGGCTTTGCATGGACAGGAACAGCAGTGAAACCACGACTCTATCACCTCCTTTCCCCAAACCCACTCCCAAGGGAACGCCACGACACAGAGCCACTGCAAAATCCGCTCCGCCGCAAAAGTGTGACCGCGAGTGCCATTGTCGAAACCCCCTAGTGACAATTAAACAAGACGCACATCCTCTTCATAACCGGGTACAGACTGGCTCTCTACCCAACTGTGCCATGCCTTGCCACCAACCCTACTTTTCCCTGGATGAGCGTGCCTTCACAACCTTTTGGGTCGGCCTGTGGTCGGTACTGTGCTTCGTGTCAACGTTCACCACCGTGGCTACATTCCTCATCGACATGGAGCGTTTCAAATATCCAGAGCGCCCGATTATCTTTCTGGCTGCTTGCTATTTGTTTGTGTCGCTGGGGTACATCGTGCGACTGCTTGCAGGCCATGAGCGGGTAGCTTGCGAGGGCTCTGGGAACCAACAGCACATCCTCTACGACACCACGGGTCCTGCCCTTTGCACGCTGGTTTTCCTGCTCATATATTTTTTTGGAATGGCCAGCTCCATCTGGTGGGTGGTGCTCTCCTTCACGTGGTTCCTGGCGGCAGGAATGAAATGGGGGAATGAGGCCATCGCGGGTTACTCCCAGTACTTCCACCTTGCAGCTTGGCTCGTCCCTAGCGTCAAGTCCATCGCTGTCCTGGCTTTGAGTTCGGTGGATGGAGACCCCGTGGCTGGGATCTGCTATGTCGGCAACCAGAGTTTGGAGAGCCTACGTGGCTTCGTATTGGCACCGCTTGTCGTCTACCTCTTCACTGGCTCGCTCTTCCTTCTGGCCGGATTCATTTCGCTCTTTCGGATCCGTAGCGTGATTAAACAGGGCGGCACTAAGACGGACAAGCTAGAGAAGTTAATGATCCGGATTGGGCTCTTCACTGTCCTGTACACCGTGCCCGCAACTATTGTGGTGGCGTGCCTGGTGTACGAGCAACATTACAGGCCCGGTTGGGAGCGGGCCCTGGCCTGTTCTTGCCCGTCCGAGCGCCAGCGGCTCGGGATGGGCCCGGACTATGCCGTCTTCATGCTGAAGTACTTCATGTGTCTTGTAGTAGGCATTACCTCAGGTGTTTGGATCTGGTCTGGGAAGACTCTAGAGTCCTGGAGACGCTTTGTGGCACGGTACCTCCCCTGTAGGACCCGGAAGCCACCTGTATCAGGCTCGTCCATGTACAGCGAGGCCAGTACCGCTCTCACAGCCCGAGCCGGAACGGCACCCACTGGGACCTATCACAAATCAGCACCCTCATCACATGTCTGAACATTGGCCAGAAAGCCCTGGTCCTTATAAACCCTGCAGCTGTCAAACAAGTGACGCATGAAGTGTGCAGGTCATGACTCTGAATGAGCAGGTGTCTATTTGACCGGATTTGATAGATTATGAAGGATTTTTACAGACTATTGGTTGTTTCATTGTAGTCGATGAGCCCTTCTCATTCACTGGTCTGATTTACAAAGCAATGAACATGTTGATACTTTGTAAGGAAAAGATGATGTCTACTTTACAAGTGTTGCAACGTCGTAGCCATCTGGTGTTTTTTTAGATCatgaatgattaaaaaaaaatctgagaagGTTAATACTTGATATGAGTCAAGAAAAATAGAGGGGTTTGTTGAGATAttctatttatttgtgtattcttGTAAATATGCTATTCATGAACTTATGTGATATCTCAGATAACAGTCACTCTACTGTGTTTGTGACTTTATCAGCATTTTACAGGATCTCCGTAGGATTATTTTTAATTCCATCTTCAGGCTACTAATTTACAAACGGACGTACTGTAAATAGGTGGTTTCATGCATTCTCTGTAACCAAGATCACTTTTTCAGCTTAAGTTGAGCAAGTTGAGGTCTAGTGAAGAAGCAGTTCAGATTTACTTGAAGTTGTTGCAGGCAGTTCTGCACAAGTTAATGCTTACCAAATCTTTAGTGTCCTTCAACCACGACTTATCAGAGCTATCTCTCCACTGATAATAGATTGTTGGTTAGCATCTATCGGGCAGATAGAATGTGTATGTACCATCTATAGAGTTGTTTGAAGTGTCTGTAGTGTGAGCTTGACTTCCCTCTTGTGGTCAATGGTTCAACTCTCATGAGGTTCAGGTGTTAACCAGCAGCCTAGGCTTGTTGAGTAGAACTAGGCCGAATATTAACTGGTTTTCAACTTTAACTGGTCTTTAGGTCTGTTTATTTCATCCAGCCTTTGGTTATTTTATGTCATTTCACCTTGTTTTGAATCAGAAAACCAGTGTTGGGTATGCACTTTTAGCAGACAGAATCTGTAAACGTCGTTTTTGTAGATCTGTGTGAAATCTTTCAGTGGAGCATTAAGGTGTAAATGTAAACATTGTTTGGCTTCTTTTTACCGTCCAAGCTGTTGTAGAAATAATTTTCCTGTGTAGTCTTCAAAATGCCTCACAATTTTGCTGCATGTCTGGTTGTTTGTACATACTTGTTTGACTCGATTCATATGTAAATCTTGTAGAAGACATGTCCTTTTAAGAGTCCAGACTGCAACTCTGTACATATGTTTTGTAAAAGATGAAATACAGTGCTACAATTTTAAAGAGATTCTTAGATATTTATGAAAGTGTCTTTTACATGTTCTTTTGTTTCTCTTATTGGTAGAGAATAAAAGTGAGGAACAATTTGTGAACCTGCAAGTCAAACGTTTGGTCCATCATTTATTCTGCTTTTATTTTTACTGCTGTTttggagggggaaaaaaaacaaatccaaaaataatgtttaatatttttaccttTCTAATGTTTTGTTAGTAGAATGCTATCAGTTTTGAAACTGACAGGCACTAAAAACCTTCACTTCATATTTTACATTGTTTGAAACAAATACGGTTCTAACAGTGTTAATTAGCCCTTATTTtaaaagaaagatagagctgtgagTGTTAAATCCCTGGATTGATTTTTCAGTGTAATGCAACAGAAACAAAAACCACCATTTTGACAGTTTGGAGTGACCTCGTAAAACATTCTTCAAACATAAATTCAGACGTGTTACATGattagtgtttatttaaaatactcCATCTGCAAATGATTTCAATTAAAAACTGACAGTTCACAGCTAGTAGCCTACATagtaagcaaaaaacaaacaaaagaaaccaTCCAGTCTGTTTTTGTCTCTATGTTGTTCTGCATCGGTTGGGTGAGGGGTATGATCTTTCGGCCGGCGTAACGTCGCAGCCAAAGGCGGGAGTAAAGAACGAGTTTTGTCCATTGAGCTTCATCTTTGAGTGGCCACTgttctgagaggaaaaaaaagagcTCTAAGAAAGAACGGCATTGGATCTGCGTATCCCCACTAGGTTGTCTGCACTGAATGATCTCCTCATGGCCACTCTGCTTAGATCCTTGTACTTGTCCTCACATAGTCTTGAGATTGCCTTTGAAAAAATGAGCAAATAAAATTAGAACTTATGTAATTATTTTGACCCATTGTAGACATATgactttacatttaaaaaaaatgttgcatttttttGGTCTGCTGCCCACCTCTAATTTCTGCGCTCGTTCATTGCTCAATGGCTCCAAAGGAAAGCTCAGGTTGTTGTCGTCTGCTAAAGAGCGCAGGTCAAAGTAATACTTGGCGTAGACGCTGGCCGGGACGTTAATGTTAAACTGTAGCAGCTCTAGAAAATGTCTTTCCATCTCATTCCTGAAAAATGAATAGTAAGATTTAATGAGTCAGGAGAGTCTTTACTCAGTTAAAAATCACAAACAACTCTTAACTTTTTTCAGATtaatcaactgtttttatttattttcacaaataACAGTACTAATGAaaacagatttaatttaatttttaagattCCAATTTTTAACACTACTGATCAAAAGATTTTTCAATATTAAgg contains:
- the fzd5 gene encoding frizzled-5, with the protein product MRKPADKHHFTMETSGMHPVGFWLHVLLLLLLQLSRLGEAASKDIVCEPITVPMCKGIGYNHTYMPNQFNHDTQDEVGLEVHQFWPLVRIRCSPDLLFFLCSMYTPICLQDYKKPLPPCRSVCERAKRGCSPLMIQYGFEWPERMSCEQLPMLGDTDRLCMDRNSSETTTLSPPFPKPTPKGTPRHRATAKSAPPQKCDRECHCRNPLVTIKQDAHPLHNRVQTGSLPNCAMPCHQPYFSLDERAFTTFWVGLWSVLCFVSTFTTVATFLIDMERFKYPERPIIFLAACYLFVSLGYIVRLLAGHERVACEGSGNQQHILYDTTGPALCTLVFLLIYFFGMASSIWWVVLSFTWFLAAGMKWGNEAIAGYSQYFHLAAWLVPSVKSIAVLALSSVDGDPVAGICYVGNQSLESLRGFVLAPLVVYLFTGSLFLLAGFISLFRIRSVIKQGGTKTDKLEKLMIRIGLFTVLYTVPATIVVACLVYEQHYRPGWERALACSCPSERQRLGMGPDYAVFMLKYFMCLVVGITSGVWIWSGKTLESWRRFVARYLPCRTRKPPVSGSSMYSEASTALTARAGTAPTGTYHKSAPSSHV